A window of the Cystobacter fuscus genome harbors these coding sequences:
- a CDS encoding cellulase family glycosylhydrolase — MSRQIFHADTRSAWFWWRRLLTTATTAVLAAVLSVLAPISAAHAATGGFHIANGRLLDANGNDFIIRGISHPHAWFQQRTSAFADIKVVGANSVRVVLSGGRWSVNTASDVANVISLCKQNRLICVLENHDTTGYGEQGGAFSLDQAVDYWLSIRSALVGQEAYVIINIGNEPYGNTLYTEWVGATINAIQRLRNAGLTHTLMIDAPNWGQDWSNTMRDNADTIWAADPLRNSIFSVHMYGVYNTPEKVKAYLDSFTSRGLPILVGEFGWYHSDGDPDEFTLTEYTTLQGLGYMGWSWSGNGGGVEYLDMVTNFDPARRTDWGNWLITSANGLEATSVEASVFGSSGGDTQPPTVPASLATTGTTANSVSLAWGASTDNVAVTGYDVYRGSSRVATLPGSMLTYTDTGLAANTAYSYKVYARDAAGNVSEASNTVSATTQSSGGGNGGCTATYQFDSEWGSGFGATVTVKNTGTAATKGWTVSWTFGGNQQITNMWNATSTQSGASATARNMSYNGVLQPGSSTSFGFQAAYSGSNAAPTLTCTVN; from the coding sequence ATGTCCCGACAGATTTTCCATGCTGATACCCGTAGTGCCTGGTTCTGGTGGCGAAGGCTCCTCACCACCGCGACGACCGCGGTGCTGGCCGCTGTACTCTCCGTCCTCGCGCCCATCAGTGCCGCCCATGCCGCCACCGGCGGCTTCCATATCGCCAATGGCCGGCTCCTCGACGCGAACGGCAACGACTTCATCATCCGCGGTATCAGCCACCCGCACGCGTGGTTCCAGCAGAGGACCAGCGCGTTCGCTGACATCAAGGTGGTGGGGGCGAACAGCGTCCGTGTCGTGCTGAGCGGTGGCCGGTGGTCGGTCAACACGGCCAGCGACGTGGCGAACGTCATCTCGCTCTGTAAGCAGAACCGGCTCATCTGCGTGCTCGAGAACCACGACACGACGGGTTATGGGGAGCAGGGTGGCGCCTTCAGCCTCGATCAGGCCGTCGACTACTGGCTGAGCATTCGCAGCGCGCTCGTTGGCCAGGAGGCCTACGTCATCATCAACATCGGCAATGAGCCGTATGGCAACACCCTCTACACGGAGTGGGTCGGGGCGACCATCAATGCCATCCAACGCCTGCGCAACGCTGGGCTGACGCACACCTTGATGATTGACGCGCCGAACTGGGGGCAGGACTGGTCCAACACCATGCGGGACAACGCCGATACGATCTGGGCGGCCGACCCGCTGCGCAACTCCATCTTCAGCGTCCACATGTACGGCGTCTACAACACCCCGGAGAAGGTCAAGGCCTACCTCGACTCGTTCACCAGCCGGGGCCTGCCCATCCTCGTCGGCGAGTTCGGGTGGTACCACTCCGACGGTGATCCGGATGAGTTCACACTCACGGAGTACACCACGTTGCAGGGGCTCGGCTACATGGGGTGGTCGTGGAGCGGCAACGGAGGTGGCGTCGAGTACCTCGACATGGTCACCAACTTCGACCCGGCCAGACGCACGGACTGGGGCAACTGGCTCATCACGAGTGCCAATGGCCTCGAGGCCACCTCCGTCGAGGCCTCGGTCTTCGGCAGCAGTGGTGGCGACACGCAGCCCCCGACCGTGCCCGCCAGCCTGGCGACGACAGGCACGACGGCGAACAGCGTGTCGCTCGCGTGGGGCGCCTCGACGGACAACGTCGCGGTGACCGGTTACGATGTCTACCGCGGATCCTCCCGCGTGGCGACGCTCCCCGGCAGCATGCTGACGTACACGGACACGGGGCTGGCGGCGAACACGGCTTACAGCTACAAGGTGTATGCGCGTGATGCCGCTGGGAACGTGAGCGAGGCGTCCAACACGGTTTCCGCGACGACCCAGTCCTCCGGGGGAGGAAACGGTGGCTGCACGGCGACCTACCAGTTCGATAGCGAGTGGGGCTCTGGCTTCGGCGCCACCGTGACGGTGAAGAACACCGGGACCGCCGCGACCAAGGGCTGGACGGTCAGCTGGACCTTCGGTGGCAACCAGCAGATCACCAACATGTGGAACGCCACGTCGACCCAGTCCGGCGCGAGCGCCACGGCGCGGAACATGAGCTACAACGGTGTCCTCCAGCCGGGGAGCAGCACGTCCTTCGGCTTCCAGGCGGCGTATTCCGGTTCCAACGCCGCGCCAACCCTGACCTGCACGGTCAACTGA
- a CDS encoding aldo/keto reductase — protein MSSTSSRPAEKSGTFKLGGDLPIHRLGYGAMQLTGPGIWGPPKDRAEAVRVLRRALELGVNFIDTANSYGPYYSEEIIAEALHPYAKGVVVATKAGLVRTGPNQWHPVGAPKYLRQELELSLRRLKLERIDLYQLHRIDPKVPVEESLGELKALRKEGKIRHIGLSEVSVEEIQRARKVVDIVSVQNRYNLVDRVHEGVLDYCEKENLGFIPWFPLATGGLAKPGSALDSVARKHNATPSQIALAWLLARSPVMLPIPGTSSVKHLEENLVGAEVKLGKEELAAVDAQASGR, from the coding sequence ATGAGCAGCACCTCATCGCGTCCCGCGGAGAAGAGTGGCACCTTCAAGCTGGGCGGCGACCTGCCCATCCATCGTCTGGGCTACGGCGCCATGCAGCTCACCGGCCCTGGCATCTGGGGTCCGCCCAAGGACCGAGCGGAGGCGGTGCGCGTGTTGCGCCGCGCGCTGGAACTGGGAGTGAACTTCATCGACACGGCGAACTCCTACGGCCCCTACTACAGCGAGGAGATCATCGCGGAGGCCCTGCACCCGTACGCCAAGGGCGTGGTGGTGGCGACCAAGGCGGGCCTGGTGCGCACGGGGCCCAACCAGTGGCACCCGGTGGGCGCGCCGAAGTACCTGCGCCAGGAGCTGGAGCTGTCGCTGCGCCGACTGAAGCTGGAGCGCATTGACCTGTACCAGTTGCACCGCATCGATCCGAAGGTGCCGGTGGAGGAGTCGCTGGGTGAGCTGAAGGCGCTGCGGAAGGAGGGGAAGATCCGCCACATCGGCCTGTCGGAGGTGTCGGTGGAGGAGATCCAGCGGGCGCGCAAGGTGGTGGACATCGTGTCGGTGCAGAACCGCTACAACCTGGTGGACCGCGTGCACGAGGGGGTGTTGGACTACTGCGAGAAGGAGAACCTGGGCTTCATCCCCTGGTTCCCGCTGGCGACGGGCGGCCTGGCGAAGCCGGGGAGCGCGCTCGACTCCGTGGCGAGGAAACACAACGCGACCCCCTCGCAGATTGCCCTCGCCTGGCTGCTGGCGCGCTCGCCGGTGATGCTGCCCATCCCGGGCACGTCTTCCGTGAAACACCTGGAGGAGAACCTGGTGGGCGCGGAGGTGAAGCTCGGCAAGGAGGAGCTGGCCGCCGTGGACGCGCAGGCGTCGGGCCGCTGA
- a CDS encoding serine/threonine-protein kinase — translation MQKNDSQINPEFTSAYMQELAALPPGRRRIPPSLAARFKDIRLAGEGAMGVVYRAVDPRLGRTVALKLLKNDNPALIQRFLSEARSQARIQHEHVCGVYEAGLAEDEPYIVMQYVDGVPLSRARERMTLEQQVTLLQEVSTAVHEAHRLGMIHRDLKPGNILVEQRADGTWKPYVVDFGLARQVAEQGTTQTGEVLGTPAYMSPEQANGDVRQLDRRSDVYSLGATLYDVIAGRPPYVSEHPWRLLLIAAMEDPPPLGQVKSGVPKNLETIVMKCLEREPARRYDSARALAEDLRRSLDGEPIWAKPASWGERLRKTVCRNKLLTGVLGALLLWGLGVGTVWVGARRRAAEQARLARELGESVKEMELFLRAAYGLPLHDVERERDVVRARLGEIEQHLRASGDAGLGPGHTALGLGQLALGEPTRAREHLEKALAAGYTSANLEYALGRALGELYRRALEETRRITQPLERQRRVALLDTSLRQPALLHLRAAMGTRLEVPEYVEGLIALYEGRHDEAIAKAKVAFGKAPWMYEPKKLEGDALYAEGSKYRHDAAFDHEKMKGYFERAEEAYRVAAEMGSSDPAIHRAQCELWEKRGWADYSRDLPPGPAFEAAEAACGRAVRSSSRDGGAVVQRALVLLARAFVIGANIPGGALPLVEEALETVEAERSARPQDVLAHYAVAQALYLRARLLEGRGGEVSLEPAIAAYQRVLSLEPGFTWAHNELGDVYFQEARRIGARGGEAAPLLEKAVEQYTRALALDPGFALPVGGLLDAAATRLEGEIARKREAPEALQALSHALGQLEKSGATPWVLALWKARAYRLRAHHDLVLGRDPRPVLASLLEVIHAAAGESPTDSWLLKELVLGRVLESENERLHGRDPAVALERGRALVRKLGEVDGARARETCELATRLSSFPVRECQRFLNSSQASYR, via the coding sequence ATGCAGAAGAATGACAGTCAAATCAATCCTGAGTTCACCTCGGCCTACATGCAGGAGTTGGCCGCGCTCCCACCCGGGCGCCGGAGGATTCCCCCGTCCCTGGCCGCGCGGTTCAAGGACATCCGCCTGGCGGGTGAGGGCGCGATGGGGGTTGTCTACCGGGCGGTGGATCCACGGTTGGGCCGTACCGTCGCGCTGAAGTTGCTCAAGAATGACAACCCCGCGCTCATCCAGCGGTTCCTCTCGGAGGCGCGTTCCCAGGCGCGCATCCAGCACGAGCATGTGTGTGGGGTGTACGAGGCCGGGCTGGCGGAGGACGAGCCGTACATCGTGATGCAGTACGTCGACGGGGTGCCGCTGTCGCGCGCGCGCGAGCGCATGACGCTCGAGCAGCAGGTGACGCTGCTCCAGGAGGTTTCCACGGCGGTGCACGAGGCACATCGCCTGGGGATGATCCATCGGGATCTCAAGCCGGGGAACATCCTCGTCGAGCAGCGCGCGGACGGGACGTGGAAGCCCTACGTCGTGGATTTCGGCCTGGCGCGCCAGGTCGCCGAGCAGGGAACGACCCAGACGGGAGAGGTTCTCGGGACGCCGGCCTACATGTCGCCCGAGCAGGCCAATGGAGACGTGCGCCAGCTGGACCGCCGCTCGGACGTGTACTCGCTGGGGGCCACGCTGTACGACGTGATCGCCGGACGGCCGCCCTATGTCTCGGAGCACCCATGGCGATTGCTCCTGATCGCGGCCATGGAGGATCCGCCCCCGCTGGGTCAGGTGAAGTCGGGCGTTCCGAAGAACCTCGAGACCATCGTGATGAAGTGTCTCGAGCGGGAGCCGGCGCGCCGCTATGACTCCGCGCGGGCGCTCGCGGAGGATCTGCGGCGCTCCCTGGACGGCGAGCCCATCTGGGCGAAGCCGGCCTCCTGGGGGGAGCGCCTCCGGAAGACGGTGTGCAGGAACAAGCTGCTCACGGGGGTGCTCGGGGCACTCCTGCTGTGGGGGCTCGGGGTGGGCACCGTCTGGGTAGGAGCCCGGCGGCGTGCCGCGGAGCAGGCGCGGCTCGCCCGGGAGCTGGGCGAGAGCGTGAAGGAGATGGAGCTGTTCCTGCGCGCGGCGTATGGGCTGCCACTCCATGACGTGGAGCGGGAGCGGGACGTGGTGCGCGCCCGGCTCGGCGAGATCGAGCAGCACCTGCGCGCCTCGGGAGACGCCGGACTGGGGCCCGGGCACACCGCGCTCGGATTGGGGCAGCTCGCGCTGGGTGAGCCCACTCGGGCCCGGGAGCACCTGGAGAAGGCACTCGCGGCCGGGTACACGTCGGCGAACCTCGAGTATGCGCTGGGGCGGGCGCTCGGAGAGCTGTACCGGCGCGCCCTGGAGGAGACCCGGCGCATCACCCAGCCGCTGGAGCGTCAGCGGAGGGTGGCGCTGCTGGACACGTCCCTGCGCCAGCCGGCGCTCCTGCACCTGCGGGCGGCCATGGGGACACGGCTCGAGGTGCCCGAGTACGTGGAGGGGCTGATCGCACTGTACGAGGGCCGCCACGACGAGGCGATCGCCAAGGCGAAGGTGGCTTTCGGCAAGGCGCCCTGGATGTACGAGCCGAAGAAGCTCGAGGGTGATGCGCTGTATGCCGAGGGCAGCAAGTACCGGCATGACGCGGCGTTCGACCACGAGAAGATGAAGGGTTATTTCGAACGGGCCGAGGAGGCGTACCGGGTGGCGGCGGAGATGGGCAGCAGCGATCCGGCCATCCACCGGGCGCAGTGCGAGCTGTGGGAGAAGCGGGGGTGGGCGGACTACTCGCGAGACCTCCCGCCCGGTCCCGCGTTCGAGGCCGCCGAGGCGGCCTGTGGCCGCGCGGTGCGCTCGAGCTCGAGGGACGGAGGCGCCGTGGTGCAGCGGGCGCTCGTGCTGCTGGCGCGGGCCTTCGTGATTGGCGCCAACATCCCGGGGGGTGCGCTCCCCCTGGTGGAGGAGGCGCTCGAGACCGTCGAGGCGGAACGGAGCGCTCGCCCCCAGGATGTCCTGGCCCACTACGCCGTGGCTCAAGCCCTCTACCTTCGGGCTCGGCTCCTGGAGGGGCGGGGCGGTGAGGTGTCCCTGGAGCCGGCCATCGCGGCGTACCAGCGGGTGCTTTCCCTGGAGCCGGGCTTCACCTGGGCCCACAACGAGCTGGGGGATGTGTATTTCCAGGAGGCCAGGCGGATTGGCGCGCGGGGAGGGGAGGCGGCGCCGCTGCTGGAGAAGGCGGTCGAGCAGTACACGCGAGCCCTGGCGCTCGATCCCGGCTTCGCCCTGCCCGTGGGCGGTCTGCTGGATGCCGCGGCGACCCGGCTGGAGGGGGAGATCGCCCGGAAGCGAGAGGCACCCGAGGCGCTCCAGGCGCTCTCCCATGCTCTGGGCCAGCTGGAGAAGTCAGGCGCCACCCCGTGGGTCCTCGCCCTGTGGAAGGCGCGCGCGTACCGGCTCCGTGCCCACCATGACCTGGTGCTGGGCAGGGATCCCCGTCCGGTGTTGGCGTCGCTCCTCGAGGTGATTCACGCCGCCGCGGGGGAGTCGCCGACAGACTCCTGGCTGTTGAAGGAGCTGGTCCTGGGCCGTGTCCTCGAGTCAGAGAACGAGCGGCTTCATGGACGGGATCCGGCGGTGGCCCTGGAGAGGGGGCGGGCCCTGGTGCGGAAGCTGGGCGAGGTGGATGGGGCGCGGGCCAGGGAGACCTGCGAGTTGGCGACCCGATTGAGTTCATTCCCGGTTCGGGAGTGTCAGCGTTTCTTGAACTCGTCCCAGGCGTCCTACCGATAG
- a CDS encoding cytochrome P450, which translates to MDTVTPLPTATAPEVPGGLPLLGHALRLLRLPIAYLQSLREFGDIVQLRIGSSPVYVVTSPEFIHQVLVTHADSFERGRVFDKATAAIGKGLIVSNGTFHRQQRKLLQPGFHRPRIHGYMEIIHRQAEAQIAGWSPGARISLREEMHRLTLNAVTRTLFGANTEERIAAEIGDYIDAANSWVGLHTVLPGRFFERLPMPVNRAFERKKARFDEIINTFIESRRADGRDQGDLLSALLASQDDETGKGMSDEQLRMEIAGLFVAGSETTATALTWLFHEVGRHPEVEARIHAEVDAVLGGRPVTTEDLPRLQYIQSVISETLRRYPIAWLLMRRATRDVELAGTLLPAGAEVIVSPMMVHRNPQLYPEPLRFDPDRWLPERARELPRHAFLPFGDGKHKCIGDYFARTEMVIAVATIAARWRLVPVPGHRVWEVPRSVLRPNQVLMTAVPRSAAPVPEENH; encoded by the coding sequence ATGGACACCGTGACCCCTCTGCCCACTGCCACCGCCCCAGAGGTGCCAGGTGGGTTGCCGCTGCTTGGCCATGCGCTCCGGTTGCTGCGCTTGCCTATCGCCTATCTCCAGTCGTTGCGTGAGTTCGGTGACATCGTTCAGCTCCGCATCGGCTCGTCGCCCGTGTATGTGGTCACCTCCCCGGAGTTCATCCATCAGGTGCTGGTCACTCACGCCGACAGCTTCGAGAGAGGGCGCGTCTTCGACAAGGCGACGGCCGCGATTGGCAAGGGGCTCATCGTCTCCAACGGAACCTTCCACCGGCAGCAACGAAAGCTCCTGCAGCCGGGGTTCCACCGGCCTCGCATCCACGGCTACATGGAGATCATCCATCGGCAAGCCGAAGCGCAGATCGCCGGGTGGTCGCCGGGGGCCCGCATCTCGCTGCGTGAGGAGATGCATCGGCTGACGCTCAATGCCGTCACCCGGACACTGTTCGGCGCGAACACCGAGGAGCGCATCGCCGCCGAGATCGGCGACTACATCGACGCCGCCAACTCGTGGGTGGGTCTCCACACCGTGCTTCCTGGCCGCTTCTTCGAGCGGCTGCCGATGCCGGTCAACCGCGCCTTCGAGCGCAAGAAAGCCCGCTTCGACGAGATCATCAATACGTTCATCGAATCGCGGCGCGCGGATGGCCGCGACCAGGGAGATTTGCTGTCCGCGTTGTTGGCGTCACAGGATGACGAGACCGGCAAGGGGATGAGCGATGAACAGCTCCGGATGGAGATCGCCGGCCTGTTCGTCGCCGGGTCCGAGACCACGGCGACCGCGTTGACCTGGCTCTTCCACGAAGTGGGACGCCACCCCGAGGTGGAAGCGCGGATCCACGCCGAGGTGGACGCCGTGCTGGGTGGCAGGCCCGTCACCACGGAGGACCTGCCCCGGTTGCAATACATCCAGAGCGTGATCTCCGAGACGCTGCGTCGCTATCCGATCGCCTGGCTGCTGATGAGGCGCGCCACCCGTGACGTGGAGCTGGCGGGCACCCTCCTGCCGGCCGGGGCCGAGGTCATCGTCAGCCCGATGATGGTCCACCGCAACCCCCAGCTCTACCCCGAGCCGTTGCGGTTCGACCCCGATCGCTGGCTGCCGGAGCGGGCGCGGGAGCTTCCACGCCACGCCTTCCTCCCCTTCGGGGACGGCAAGCACAAGTGCATCGGTGACTACTTCGCCCGCACCGAGATGGTGATCGCCGTCGCCACCATCGCCGCGCGGTGGCGTCTCGTTCCGGTGCCCGGTCACCGCGTCTGGGAGGTCCCCCGCTCGGTCTTGCGACCCAACCAGGTCCTGATGACCGCCGTTCCCCGTTCCGCCGCACCCGTCCCCGAGGAGAACCACTGA
- a CDS encoding terpene synthase family protein, translated as MIDTQRAAIEFHFPFPRDLSPDIEQAQRHSIAWARQMGLATTDTALRYLEAWNWGRLTGHCLPTARGANLDLATDWMTWGFLYDDQFAGPLGNQPDRVARITENMIGVLHATSATPSDDACARGITDILQRLSSKMSPAWMARFRDDLKWFFIGVLRMTTYRNHLSQIDTRTAFEIRRLDISMDAVIDLIEVAEGFEVPEVLFGTTQIQALRQCVIDIVILQNDVFSLPKDRHQQEVNVILAMERSENLTTAQALARTSALVDEKVQEFLTVKASMPALYETLGLGATDRAHMDRYIHCLELMIHGCVYSHAECVRYSTRSEHTQPIAGRGFIQDLHLGAGIERAQAIVRTIQG; from the coding sequence ATGATTGACACCCAGCGTGCCGCGATCGAGTTCCACTTTCCGTTCCCTCGCGACCTCAGCCCCGACATCGAACAGGCCCAGCGTCACAGCATCGCCTGGGCCCGTCAGATGGGATTGGCCACCACCGACACCGCGCTCCGGTATCTGGAGGCGTGGAACTGGGGCCGTCTCACCGGTCACTGTCTGCCCACCGCGCGCGGTGCCAACCTGGACCTGGCCACCGACTGGATGACCTGGGGGTTCCTCTACGATGACCAGTTCGCTGGCCCCCTCGGCAACCAGCCGGATCGGGTGGCGCGAATCACCGAGAACATGATTGGCGTTCTCCACGCCACGTCCGCGACCCCGAGCGACGACGCCTGCGCGCGGGGCATCACGGACATCCTCCAGCGGCTCTCCTCGAAGATGTCCCCGGCCTGGATGGCCCGCTTCCGCGACGATCTGAAGTGGTTCTTCATCGGGGTGCTGCGGATGACCACCTACCGCAACCACCTCAGCCAGATCGACACGCGGACCGCGTTCGAGATCCGCCGCCTCGACATCAGCATGGACGCCGTGATCGATCTCATCGAGGTCGCGGAGGGGTTCGAGGTGCCCGAGGTGCTCTTTGGCACCACCCAGATCCAGGCCCTGCGCCAGTGCGTCATCGACATCGTCATCCTGCAGAACGACGTCTTCTCCCTGCCCAAGGACCGGCACCAGCAGGAAGTCAACGTGATCCTCGCCATGGAGCGCTCGGAGAACCTCACCACGGCCCAGGCCCTGGCGCGCACCTCCGCCCTGGTCGATGAGAAGGTCCAGGAGTTCCTCACCGTCAAGGCCTCCATGCCCGCTCTCTACGAGACCCTCGGGCTGGGTGCCACCGACCGTGCCCACATGGACCGGTACATCCACTGTCTCGAGCTCATGATCCACGGCTGTGTCTATTCACATGCCGAGTGTGTTCGTTACTCCACCCGGTCCGAGCACACCCAACCCATCGCCGGCCGAGGCTTCATCCAGGACCTGCACCTGGGCGCGGGCATCGAGCGGGCGCAGGCGATCGTCCGGACGATCCAGGGGTGA
- a CDS encoding glycosyltransferase, translated as MKITVLVLGTRGDVQPFIALAIALQRRGHEVCVATSRSFADMVAHSGVRYVPVSADYEEWFQSEEGIRWMAGSDNTARFMRMLAGEGVGIDSRLKPRMHRELLAACEGTDAIVANLVIEDSAACIAEKLEVPFIPGYTMPMLPTSEFPSPFISERKLPLRAMNRLTHTLLETFYWQGQKRLIHAWRAELGLPPTAISMREKLWRAGTPILHCYSSHLVPRPSDWSAANVITGPWMMPPDVRASAGGAPSSELIRWLDQGPPPIYLGYWRLPSMDKAGMVRLAIEVANTLGVRFAIGASWSAEEIAALRVPESIFITRSVDHDWLFARCSATVHHGGAGTTAATLRAGLPTVICSICNDQPFWGNRVTALGVGYSMPFKQLTAARLTQALRHIQDGAVRDRANRLGELMRREDGTATAVRIIEERVPGAPLRS; from the coding sequence ATGAAGATCACCGTGTTGGTATTGGGGACGCGTGGGGACGTGCAGCCCTTCATCGCGCTGGCGATCGCCTTGCAGCGCCGCGGTCACGAGGTCTGTGTCGCCACGTCCCGCAGCTTCGCCGACATGGTCGCGCACAGCGGTGTCCGGTATGTCCCCGTCTCGGCGGATTACGAGGAGTGGTTCCAGTCGGAGGAGGGCATCCGGTGGATGGCCGGCTCCGACAACACGGCCAGGTTCATGCGGATGCTGGCCGGGGAAGGGGTGGGGATCGACAGCAGGCTCAAGCCTCGAATGCACCGCGAGCTCCTGGCCGCTTGCGAGGGCACCGACGCCATCGTCGCGAACCTGGTGATCGAGGACAGCGCCGCCTGCATCGCGGAGAAGCTCGAGGTGCCCTTCATCCCCGGGTACACCATGCCGATGCTGCCGACATCGGAGTTCCCCAGCCCGTTCATCTCCGAGCGCAAGCTGCCGCTGCGCGCGATGAATCGGCTCACGCACACTCTTCTCGAGACGTTCTACTGGCAGGGGCAGAAGCGCCTCATCCATGCCTGGCGTGCGGAGCTCGGGCTGCCGCCAACGGCCATCTCGATGCGGGAGAAGCTGTGGCGCGCCGGAACGCCGATCCTCCATTGCTACAGCAGTCATCTCGTTCCGCGTCCGTCCGACTGGAGCGCCGCGAATGTCATCACCGGCCCCTGGATGATGCCCCCGGACGTTCGCGCCAGCGCGGGCGGCGCCCCATCGTCGGAGCTCATCCGCTGGCTGGACCAGGGGCCACCGCCCATCTACCTGGGTTACTGGCGGCTGCCCTCGATGGACAAGGCTGGGATGGTGCGTCTGGCGATCGAGGTCGCGAACACGCTGGGCGTCCGCTTCGCCATCGGAGCGAGCTGGAGCGCGGAGGAGATCGCGGCGCTCCGGGTGCCCGAGAGCATCTTCATCACGCGCTCCGTGGACCACGACTGGCTGTTCGCGCGTTGCAGCGCGACCGTCCACCACGGCGGCGCGGGCACGACCGCGGCCACGCTACGTGCCGGGCTGCCGACGGTCATCTGCTCGATCTGCAATGATCAGCCCTTCTGGGGAAACCGGGTGACGGCGCTCGGGGTGGGTTACAGCATGCCGTTCAAGCAACTCACCGCGGCGCGGCTCACCCAGGCGCTGCGCCACATCCAGGACGGCGCGGTGCGCGATCGGGCGAACAGGCTGGGAGAGCTGATGCGGCGGGAAGATGGCACCGCCACGGCGGTCCGCATCATCGAGGAGCGTGTACCGGGCGCCCCTCTGCGCTCTTGA
- a CDS encoding class I SAM-dependent methyltransferase, with protein MSLRDYDNISPTARLVAEMRRHSDIPFAEEIATRIGSAQLVREMLDGDAPAPELLSWMAPTLEARYKCLETALKTAGIKQIVELGSGFAFRGDAMSRTHPLRYIETDLPEMHETRLRLHDELRRDGVLPAQENVVFAPLNAVAPEDAAVLEQHLVPGEPVAVIHEGLLQYFTRDEKRATAQLIAGLLKRHGGVWLTPDFELNDDDSRKQWTHPHFARIFSVIARSTQSNLRDTTFTRVDEVKDFFSKLGFRVTPRAQIDGTFALSSAERVGTTPEQLDILRRSRILWELRLD; from the coding sequence ATGAGCCTCCGCGATTACGACAACATCAGCCCCACGGCCAGGCTGGTCGCCGAGATGCGGCGCCATTCCGACATTCCCTTCGCCGAGGAAATCGCCACGCGCATCGGTTCCGCGCAACTGGTGCGGGAGATGCTGGACGGAGACGCCCCCGCGCCCGAGCTGCTGAGCTGGATGGCCCCGACGCTCGAGGCCCGCTACAAGTGCCTGGAGACGGCCCTCAAGACGGCTGGCATCAAGCAGATCGTGGAGCTGGGGAGCGGCTTCGCGTTCCGTGGCGACGCCATGAGCCGCACCCACCCCCTCCGCTATATCGAAACGGACCTCCCCGAGATGCACGAAACCCGGCTGCGCCTGCACGACGAGTTGCGGCGGGACGGCGTGCTCCCAGCCCAGGAGAACGTGGTCTTCGCGCCCTTGAACGCGGTGGCGCCTGAGGACGCCGCCGTCCTGGAGCAGCACCTCGTCCCGGGCGAACCGGTGGCCGTGATTCACGAGGGGTTGCTCCAATACTTCACTCGGGACGAGAAGCGGGCGACGGCCCAACTGATCGCCGGGCTCCTGAAGCGCCACGGCGGAGTCTGGCTGACCCCGGACTTCGAGTTGAACGACGACGACTCACGGAAGCAATGGACCCATCCCCACTTCGCGCGAATCTTCTCGGTGATCGCCCGCTCCACCCAAAGCAACCTGCGCGACACGACCTTCACCCGCGTGGACGAGGTGAAGGATTTCTTTTCGAAGCTGGGCTTCCGCGTCACGCCCCGTGCGCAGATCGACGGCACCTTCGCACTCTCCTCCGCGGAGCGCGTCGGCACGACCCCGGAGCAACTCGACATCCTGCGCCGGAGCCGCATCCTGTGGGAGCTGCGCCTGGACTGA